The genome window ATGGAAAAACGAAAAGACTCGTTGTTTGTGCTGCACGAATACGAAGAGGAAGGCTCCGGCCCGAATCATCTGACAGTGTATAATGAAACGACCGGCAAGCAGACGATTTATATACTGGGTGATGTTTATTGGCTGGACTTTGCCATTTCCGGCGATGAGCTGTATCTGCTGGGGATTGATGAAGCGGCGGGCGGATATTTCTGCTTTCACCGCTACGCCATAACCGACGACGCGAAGCTGACCTTGGAAAAGAAGCAGATTGTGCCAATCTATGGCTATGTCGCCGGCATGTATGTTTATGAAAAGGAAGAAGCGGCGGAGTAGCTATGCTGTCCAGCTTTGAAAAAGACTGCTCTAGTTTTATAGAATATGGGAAAGCGGAGTAACTTATTGATTTTGATTAGAATGGGGGGGGATTATCAGATGGAAAAAATTATAAATACCCAAAAATCATTAAAAAGAATCAAGCTTACAACCTTTTCCTTGCTGGTCATATCCTCTTTCTTTCTGATGTTTGATCACACCAGAGCGATTGGGGCTATTGTTATGGCTGTGTCATTAGTTGCCGAATGGAGATGGTATCGCTGCCCGAACTGCCATAAATCTTTAGACCCAAGAATTAACGTTGATAAAAATAGGTATTGTCCGCACTGCGGTAAGGAAATATAAAGCTATACCACAGAATACTTGCGGCACTTGTGTCTAAAAATAAACGAAACCGTCAAACGGAAAGGAGAAACTGATGAAAAAGAAAAATAGTTTTTTAATAGTCATAGTTATTGCCTTATTCCTGACGGCGGTCAACACTTCGTGCCGGAACCCGGCCAAAGTGGAAGAACTGACCTTTGGCCGGACGATGGCCGCCAGCCTACATTATACCTTGCTCGTCAAGCCGGACGCGAGCCTGTGGGTGCTGGGCTATTTTCCTGATAGCTGGCCGCAGCCGGGGGCGCAGCTGACGAAAATGGATGAAAATGTCAAAGCCGTTTACGCGGCGAAGCATTATGCTTTTGTTCTCAAGCAGGACGATAGTTTATGGTACTGGGAAACGTTAACTAAAGAGGTGCCGAAAGACCAGCCGAATTCGGAGTTTTGGGAGAAGACTAGCCAGAAAAAACCCAAAAAATTAATGGAGAACGTGGCGAAGGCGGAAGGAAACTTCGCGCTGACCTTAGACGGCGATGTTTATTGGCTGGGCGAAGCGGCTTTTCCCGGAGCGATTGAAAATATTGATTTGCCGCCGCGCAAGGTGTTCGCGGGCGCTAAGGATATTGCCGCCAGTCAGGGATTTGGCCTGTTTTTAAAGGCAGACGGCAGCGTTTGGGGAATGGGGCGCAACGATCATGGCCAATTAGCCACCGGCACCAAGAATGACGATTATGAGCGGGTTAGTGTAGAAGGCGGAGAGTTCGATATTGTCGCTCAACCGATTAAGATCATGGATGGCGTTATCGCGGTGTCGGCCGGTGATAAGACCAGTATGGTGATTAAGGACGACGGCAGCTTATGGGGCTGGGGCGATAATGAATATGGCCAACTGGGCAATGGCCGTTATGGGGACGGCTTGTTTGAGAGTAACGATCAACTGGAATTAAAGCCGGTTAAAATCATGGAGGATGTTATTTTCGTGACCCAAACGTCCGGCGCCGGCACCTCGGCGCATGCGCTGGCGATTAAGACTGACGGCAGTCTGTGGGCATGGGGCGATAATGGTCATGGTCAAATCGGTGATGGCCAAAGGGGAGATGACAGCATTTATAATGTTGACTTGGTGGCGGTGCCAACTAAGGTTTTGGAGGGGGCAGTGGCGGCTGCGGCCGGCTCCTTTTACAGTTTGGCCTTAAAAGCCGACGGCAGTCTATGGAGCTGGGGTGATAATGACTGCGGCCAGCTGGGGGACGGCACGATTGGTGATTTGGAATATTTTACGATTGACCATGTGACGCTTTGGCCCAAGCAGGTGATGACCGGTATTGCCCTGCCGTCGGTCAAAAGCGGAATGTGATTTGTGCTGCCGCTGTAATAAAAGCCAATATGCCTGTTGCGAGCAAAATAAAGCAAAAAAGGCGATTTATTTGCTCTCGAAAAAGACTTCGCTTGTTCGTTTAGTATTGGGAAAGTTGAGTTTATAAGCGAATAAACGGCAGCTGCCGATAGGGCGACTGTTGTTTTTTTATGTAAAAAAGAAATTTTTGTAACCCCATCGCCGCAAACGGTGCTTATTAGGGTGAAGGTCTTTTAATAGGACAAGATGCTAAAAGCATGAAAATCCAGTGTCAAGCCGGCAGTAGGAGGGTTTGTCTTTTTGATGCCCGCACGGATAATTTGGCGATATTTTGATGAGCTTGCCTGAACGATACTGAACAACTAATTAAACGGTATTTTGGCAGATGGAATGATAGTGAATAAGGAAAAGAAAGGAGATAAAAGCCGTGGACGACAGCAGAATCGTGGAACTATATTGGCAGCGGAACGAAGCCGCCATCCGGCAAACCAGCGAAAAATACGGCGGCCGTCTGCGCTCTCTGGCCTATGGCATTGTCAGCGACCGGCAGACCGCTGAAGAATGTGAAAACGACACCTACCTGAAAGCATGGAACGCCATACCGCCGCATCAGCCAAAAAGCTATTTGTACGCCTTTTTAGCTCGAATCACCCGGCACATTGCGTTGAATTGCTGCCGCGACCGCAGCCGGCTGAAGCGGAGCGCTTTTATTTGTGAACTCAGCGCCGAACTGGAGCAATGTATTCCGGCGCCGGATAACGCCGCCTGCCGGATTGATGATCTGGCGCTGGCAAATGCTGTTAACGGCTTTCTCAGCCAGCTGGACGCGGAAAAAAGGAATATTTTTATTCGCCGCTATTGGTATCTGGACTCGGTGGCGGCCATTGCCGGGCGCTTAGCGTTGTCGGAAAGCAAGGTAAAAACCACGCTCTTTCGCTGCCGCCGGCGGCTCAGGGAATATTTGGAAAAGGAGGGTTACCGCTTATGAACGGAAATGAGTTTTTAGATAAAATGGAACTGGTTGATCCGGCCTATGTCGAAGCGGCGGATACCGCGCCGAAAAAGAAAAAGGGCGCTTGGCTCCGGTGGGGTGCGATAGCGGCCTGCCTATGCGCTGCCGCCATTGGCGGGTTTGTCCTTAGCCGGCCGGCCAAGCCGCAGCTGGCGGACGTTACTGGTCTGGAAATGATTACCATTCCCAAACTGCCTGTTGATGGAATGGGCTTCGAGGGGCGTCTGTATTATGATATCGCGGAGCGAAAGGACAGGAATCCGTGGTCGGAAAGCATGAAAATCAGCACTTTGCCGGTATATAGAAACGGCTCTTATGACCCTACCGGCGCCGGTGTTCCCAAAGGTATGAATGAAGCGGAAATGACTGAGAAATTAAATCATATTACTTCCGCTCTTCATTTGACTGTGCTTTCCACAGAAGTAAAAGCAGACGGACATACCATAGAAGATGGGAAAATGGTGCCAAGCTCAGCGCCAACGGAGATTTACGCTCAAACTGACAACGGAACGATTTCAGTTTGGGCGGACGGAAGGGTGGATTATTTTCTGCCGGAGGAAGGACTGGCGCTGCCGGATGAGTATCATTTTACTTATGGAGCGACTACCGAGGCCGAAGCGGAAAAGGTTTTGTCCTATCTGACAGAAACTTATGCTAAACTGCTTAATTTTGCGGAACCCCAATTTGTGTCTGACAAAAGCTATTATTTTTCTGGGGAATTTAGCCGCAGTTATCAGGTTTATGATGCCGCGGGTGATGATATCCAAGATATCCTGAACTATAATTTTAACAGCGTTTATTTCCAGCCAAATAGTCGGGGAAATTTGTATCTTGTTAGTTTGAGCGGCGGTTTATTGACAGCGGAAAAAATCGGGGATTATCCCATTATTTCCCCGGCACAGGCAATGGCTCGGTTGGCCGCCGGCCATTATCAAACAAGTGTGCCTTTTCGCTTTCCCGGTAAAAAATGGATCGGCCAGGCGGAACTTATTTACCGCACCGGCCGGCTGGAAGAAATGCTGCTGCCATATTACCGTTTTCATGTGCTGCTGCCCGATGAGTGTATGGATAACGGCTTAAAGAACTACGGCGCTTATTATGTGCCGGCTATCGCGGAGGAATATATTGCCAATATGCCAATTTATGATGGGCGGTTTGATTAAAGCCCGGCCATGCACGCATGTTTTTTGTTAAAAAAAGAGCAACCCACGGCAGCGGTAGGTTTTCCTTTGTCAAGAGAAACAGCACAAAAAGATTTCCTAAAAAAACGGAGAATTTTTCATCAAATTTTCTCTGATTTTTTTGGGGAAATCCATGGAATTTAACTTGACTTATACAACATATAGTGTTAGTATTATATTCGCTCTCAATATATTGTGGGTTGGTTGAAAGCGAAAAAGGAACACAAAGGAATAGCAATCAATTTTATCTGCCGGGCAGATAGGGGAAGGTGTACCATGGAGCTAAAAGAAGTAAAAGTCAGGAAAAAAGATTCAACCCTGCAGCCGTTTACTGCCGAGAAGATTGTGGCGGCGGTTAAAAAGTCGGCCGACCGGGTTTTGGTTAAGTTTACTGCGGAAGAAGAAAGAGAAATTGTCGGGCTGGTGACGGAAAAGATTCTGCATTTGAATACCAATATTGTACCGATTGAAACCATGCACAACTTTGTCGAATATGCATTGGATAAGGTCAATCCGGCAGTGGCCAAGTCGTACCGGGAATACCGCAACTATAAGATTGACTTTGTCAATATGCTGGATGATGTTTACCGCAAATCACAGAAGGTACGTTATATCGGTGATAAGGAAAACTCCAATACCGATTCGGCGCTGGTGGCGACCAAGCGGAGTCTGATTTATAATCAGCTGAACAAAGAGCTTTATCAGAAGTTTTTCCTGAACAAGGAAGAAAGAAGCGCCATTCGGGCGGGCTATATTTATATTCATGATATGGTCAGCCGTCTGGACACCATGAACTGCTGTTTATTTGATATGAAAGCGGTTCTGACCGGCGGCTTTGAAATGGCCAATATCTGGTATAATGAGCCGAAAACTTTGGATACTGCCTTTGACGTCATCGGCGATATTGTGCTGTCAACGGCCGCACAGCAGTACGGCGGCTTTACCATCGGGGAGCTGGATAAGATTTTGGCGCCTTATGCGGAAAAGAGTTATAAAAAGTATTTGTTTGATTACAGTGATATGATTGTCGGCGAGATGACGCCGGAGCAACGGCAGAGAATTGAAGAAAAGGTATTGGCCAAGGTTCGCCGTGACATGGAACAGGGTTTTCAGGGAATTGAGTACAAGCTCAATACTGTCGGCAGCAGCCGGGGCGATTATCCGTTTATTACGATTACAGCGGGACTGGCAACCGACCGCTGGGGAAAACTGGCGACCGAATGCATGCTGCGTGTGCATATGGGCGGTCAGGGCAAGGCAGGCTTTAAAAAACCGGTGCTTTTCCCGAAAATTGTTTTCCTTTATGATGAAGAACTGCATGGCGAAGGTAAGGAGCTGGAGGATATTTTTGAACTGGCGATTGAGTGTTCCTCCAAAACAATGTATCCCGATTTCCTGAGCCTGACCGGCGAGGGCTATGTAGCGGAGATGTATAAGAAGTATAAGAAGGTGGTCTCGCCGATGGGCTGCCGCGCTTTTTTAAGTCCGTGGTATGAGCGGGGCGGGATGAAACCGGCTGATGAAAATGATGTGCCGATCTTTACCGGTCGCTGGAATGGCGGAGCCATCAGCCTGCATTTGCCGATGATTTATGCCAAGGCGAAGGAAGAAGGAAAGGATTTTTATGAGGTGCTGGATTATTATCTGCAAATGATTCGTACCCTTCATCAAAAAACCTATGAATATTTGGGGAACCTCAGGGCATCGGTCAATCCGCTGGCTTTTTGCG of Lachnospiraceae bacterium oral taxon 500 contains these proteins:
- a CDS encoding RNA polymerase subunit sigma-70, encoding MDDSRIVELYWQRNEAAIRQTSEKYGGRLRSLAYGIVSDRQTAEECENDTYLKAWNAIPPHQPKSYLYAFLARITRHIALNCCRDRSRLKRSAFICELSAELEQCIPAPDNAACRIDDLALANAVNGFLSQLDAEKRNIFIRRYWYLDSVAAIAGRLALSESKVKTTLFRCRRRLREYLEKEGYRL
- the nrdD gene encoding anaerobic ribonucleoside-triphosphate reductase encodes the protein MELKEVKVRKKDSTLQPFTAEKIVAAVKKSADRVLVKFTAEEEREIVGLVTEKILHLNTNIVPIETMHNFVEYALDKVNPAVAKSYREYRNYKIDFVNMLDDVYRKSQKVRYIGDKENSNTDSALVATKRSLIYNQLNKELYQKFFLNKEERSAIRAGYIYIHDMVSRLDTMNCCLFDMKAVLTGGFEMANIWYNEPKTLDTAFDVIGDIVLSTAAQQYGGFTIGELDKILAPYAEKSYKKYLFDYSDMIVGEMTPEQRQRIEEKVLAKVRRDMEQGFQGIEYKLNTVGSSRGDYPFITITAGLATDRWGKLATECMLRVHMGGQGKAGFKKPVLFPKIVFLYDEELHGEGKELEDIFELAIECSSKTMYPDFLSLTGEGYVAEMYKKYKKVVSPMGCRAFLSPWYERGGMKPADENDVPIFTGRWNGGAISLHLPMIYAKAKEEGKDFYEVLDYYLQMIRTLHQKTYEYLGNLRASVNPLAFCEGGFYQGRLKHSDKIRPILPAVTFSFGITALNELQQIHNGKSLREDAEFALEVMEYINKKAQEFKEEDGILYAIYGTPAESLCGTQVEQFRSLYGRVKNVSDRAYVTNSFHLHVTEEVTPIEKQDYEKRFWDLLNGGKIQYVRYNIPYNVKAIRTLVRRAMKMGFYEGINMALSYCDDCGHQELNMEVCPKCHSENLTKIDRMNGYLSFSRVKGDTRLNHAKTVEISERVTM